One segment of Ascidiaceihabitans donghaensis DNA contains the following:
- the ftsZ gene encoding cell division protein FtsZ → MTLNLSMPGQDELKPRITVFGVGGAGGNAVNNMIEKQLDGVDFVVANTDAQALQQSASTTRVQLGIKVTEGLGAGARASVGAAAAEESIEQIVDHLAGAHMCFITAGMGGGTGTGAAPIIAQAARELGVLTVGVVTKPFQFEGAKRMRQAEDGVEALQKVVDTLIIIPNQNLFRLANEKTTFTEAFSMADDVLYQGVKGVTDLMVRPGLINLDFADVRSVMDEMGKAMMGTGEADGEDRAIQAAEKAIANPLLDEISLRGAKGVLINITGAHDLTLFELDEAANRIREEVDPEANIIVGSTLDTAMEGMMRVSVVATGIDALDVQTDIPVPRRSMHAPLTATVTAEAPAAPVYEEAPQTQVAQAAAPQPQFDGLDVEQAAASDMAEDIFADETPVAAQDDLPPPAYQPRVEAFEPQPELEAEPQAFVAPRAPAPGTPSPEALARLRAAAQKAAPQAEQQAAPQAAPSQPAAEERPRFGINSLINRMTGHAEQGAERAPQQPAVRQQPPVQQQAAAAPAPRPAEAADPEQERIEIPAFLRRQAN, encoded by the coding sequence ATGACTTTGAACCTTTCGATGCCCGGACAGGACGAACTGAAACCTCGTATTACCGTGTTCGGTGTCGGGGGCGCTGGCGGCAATGCGGTCAACAATATGATCGAAAAGCAGCTGGATGGTGTGGACTTTGTTGTCGCCAACACAGACGCGCAGGCGCTGCAGCAATCCGCGTCCACGACGCGTGTGCAGCTGGGCATCAAGGTCACTGAAGGCTTGGGGGCAGGGGCCCGCGCAAGCGTCGGCGCCGCCGCTGCCGAAGAAAGCATTGAACAGATCGTTGATCATCTGGCGGGCGCACACATGTGCTTTATCACGGCTGGCATGGGGGGCGGCACCGGGACGGGTGCGGCACCAATCATCGCGCAAGCGGCCCGCGAATTGGGTGTCTTGACTGTCGGCGTTGTGACCAAGCCTTTCCAGTTTGAAGGCGCCAAGCGCATGCGTCAGGCCGAAGATGGCGTTGAGGCGTTGCAAAAGGTTGTCGACACGCTGATCATCATTCCCAACCAGAACCTGTTCCGCCTTGCCAACGAAAAAACCACTTTCACCGAAGCGTTTTCCATGGCGGATGACGTTTTGTACCAAGGCGTTAAAGGCGTGACAGACCTTATGGTGCGTCCCGGCCTTATCAACCTCGACTTTGCCGATGTGCGTTCCGTGATGGACGAAATGGGCAAGGCCATGATGGGCACAGGCGAGGCGGACGGCGAAGATCGCGCGATCCAGGCCGCAGAAAAAGCCATCGCGAACCCGCTGCTGGACGAAATCAGCCTGCGCGGTGCTAAAGGCGTTCTGATCAACATCACAGGCGCACACGATCTGACATTGTTCGAACTGGACGAAGCGGCCAACCGCATCCGCGAAGAAGTCGATCCAGAGGCCAACATCATCGTGGGCTCCACTCTGGATACAGCCATGGAAGGCATGATGCGCGTCAGCGTTGTTGCCACAGGCATCGACGCGTTGGATGTGCAAACGGACATTCCTGTGCCGCGCCGCAGCATGCACGCGCCTTTGACAGCAACCGTGACAGCCGAAGCGCCTGCCGCACCTGTGTATGAAGAAGCACCGCAAACCCAAGTCGCACAAGCTGCTGCACCTCAGCCGCAATTCGACGGTTTGGATGTTGAACAAGCCGCTGCATCTGACATGGCTGAAGATATCTTTGCGGATGAAACACCAGTGGCCGCGCAGGACGACCTGCCACCACCTGCGTACCAGCCGCGTGTCGAAGCGTTTGAACCGCAGCCAGAACTGGAAGCTGAACCGCAGGCCTTCGTCGCACCTCGTGCACCTGCACCTGGCACACCATCGCCTGAGGCTTTGGCGCGTTTGCGTGCCGCGGCCCAAAAAGCAGCCCCTCAGGCCGAGCAACAAGCAGCCCCACAGGCTGCACCAAGCCAGCCAGCTGCAGAAGAGCGTCCACGCTTTGGGATCAATTCGTTGATCAACCGCATGACAGGTCACGCAGAACAAGGCGCCGAACGCGCACCGCAGCAACCTGCAGTACGCCAGCAACCGCCTGTGCAGCAACAAGCCGCCGCAGCACCTGCACCGCGTCCAGCCGAAGCTGCCGACCCAGAGCAGGAGCGGATCGAAATCCCCGCGTTTTTGCGTCGTCAAGCGAACTGA
- a CDS encoding cell division protein FtsQ/DivIB, translating into MQSLKRRTPKADPAPSRWSWRLQRLMLTPGFRFGLRVGVPFVLTLTLGTAYFANPERQQAIRDSVADTRAAIQERPEFMVTLMAIDGVDTQMSEDIRANLALDFPISSFDLDLEAMRTTITDLPPVAEAALRIRPGGVLEVDVTPRVPVAVWRNHSSLSLVDATGAHVAHIPFRVDRSDLPLIAGDGANTYISQALELLDVAAPLGDRLRGLVRMGERRWDVVLDRDQRILLPTENPVRALERVIALEGAQDVLSRDVARVDMRLGQRPTVQMNKNATTEMWRIRQIGQ; encoded by the coding sequence ATGCAATCGCTAAAGCGCCGCACCCCCAAGGCTGATCCGGCCCCGTCGCGCTGGTCATGGCGCTTGCAGCGGTTGATGCTGACGCCTGGTTTTCGGTTTGGACTGCGGGTTGGTGTGCCTTTTGTGCTGACGCTGACACTGGGCACTGCCTATTTTGCCAATCCCGAACGCCAACAAGCCATCCGCGACAGCGTGGCTGATACCCGCGCGGCCATTCAGGAACGCCCTGAATTTATGGTCACTTTGATGGCGATCGATGGTGTTGATACGCAGATGTCTGAAGACATTCGCGCCAATCTGGCCCTCGATTTCCCGATCAGCTCATTTGATCTGGATCTTGAAGCCATGCGCACAACCATTACGGATTTACCACCTGTCGCCGAGGCCGCTTTACGGATCAGGCCGGGTGGTGTTTTAGAGGTCGACGTGACGCCACGGGTACCTGTGGCCGTCTGGCGCAACCACTCCAGCCTGTCGTTGGTCGACGCGACGGGTGCGCATGTGGCGCATATTCCGTTCCGTGTGGACCGGTCCGATTTGCCTTTGATTGCGGGGGACGGGGCCAATACCTACATCTCTCAGGCGCTTGAGTTGCTCGACGTGGCGGCCCCCTTGGGTGACCGGCTGCGCGGTCTTGTGCGCATGGGGGAACGACGCTGGGATGTGGTTCTGGACCGCGACCAACGCATTTTGTTACCAACTGAAAATCCGGTGCGTGCGCTGGAACGGGTCATCGCACTTGAGGGCGCCCAAGACGTCCTAAGCCGCGATGTCGCGCGTGTGGATATGCGGCTGGGGCAACGTCCCACAGTCCAAATGAACAAGAACGCCACCACCGAGATGTGGCGCATCCGGCAGATAGGGCAGTAA
- the ftsA gene encoding cell division protein FtsA, with the protein MMDLYGSQRSMRNMRKVAMQRGVVAILDVGSSKIACLVLRFDGSADLESDGEIGSLAGQSGFRVIGAATTRSRGVRFGEISAMAETERAIRTALQAAQKMAGIRVDHVIACYGGGDPRSYGLDAQIGLDGQVVTEDDVARVLASCDVPDYGAGREVLHAQPVNFALDHRSGLSDPRGQLGNELSVDMHMLTVDAMSVQHLAHCIKRCDLELAGIASSAYASGIAALVEDEQELGAACIDMGGGSTGVSIFIKKHMIYGDAVRMGGDHVTSDISLGLQVPTANAERIKTFYGGVHATGMDDREMIEIGGDTGDYEHDRRTASRAELIGIMRPRVEEILEEVRARLDAAGFDHLPSQQIVLTGGGSQIPGLDGLASKILGHQVRLGRPLRVHGLPQAATGPGFASAVGLSLFAAHPQDEWWDFDIPADRYPKRSLRRAVKWFRDNW; encoded by the coding sequence ATGATGGATTTGTACGGCAGCCAACGCAGCATGCGCAACATGCGCAAAGTGGCAATGCAACGCGGTGTGGTGGCTATTCTGGACGTCGGCAGTTCCAAGATTGCCTGTCTTGTGTTGCGCTTTGACGGTTCTGCCGATCTGGAAAGCGACGGCGAAATCGGGTCTTTGGCCGGTCAGTCGGGCTTTCGCGTCATTGGGGCGGCCACGACCCGTTCGCGTGGTGTGCGTTTTGGCGAGATTTCCGCAATGGCTGAAACCGAACGCGCCATTCGCACAGCCTTGCAAGCGGCCCAAAAGATGGCGGGCATACGCGTCGATCATGTCATTGCATGTTATGGCGGCGGCGATCCGCGCAGCTATGGTCTGGACGCGCAAATCGGCTTGGATGGTCAGGTCGTGACCGAAGACGATGTGGCCCGTGTGTTGGCCAGCTGTGATGTGCCGGACTATGGGGCAGGGCGCGAAGTGCTGCATGCGCAGCCGGTGAATTTTGCGCTCGATCACCGGTCTGGCCTCAGCGACCCGCGTGGTCAGCTTGGCAATGAGCTAAGCGTGGACATGCACATGCTGACCGTCGACGCAATGTCGGTGCAACACTTGGCCCATTGCATAAAACGCTGTGATCTGGAACTGGCGGGGATCGCGTCCTCGGCCTATGCCTCTGGCATTGCAGCCCTTGTGGAAGATGAACAGGAACTTGGCGCCGCCTGCATTGATATGGGGGGCGGGTCCACCGGTGTGTCGATCTTTATCAAGAAGCACATGATTTACGGTGATGCGGTGCGTATGGGCGGCGATCATGTGACGTCGGACATTTCATTGGGCCTGCAAGTGCCCACAGCCAATGCCGAACGCATCAAGACATTCTATGGTGGGGTTCATGCCACGGGCATGGACGACCGTGAGATGATCGAGATTGGCGGCGACACCGGTGATTACGAACATGACCGCCGTACCGCGTCGCGCGCCGAATTGATCGGCATCATGCGGCCGCGTGTTGAAGAGATTCTGGAAGAAGTCCGTGCGCGGCTTGACGCTGCTGGCTTTGACCATTTGCCAAGCCAGCAAATTGTTCTGACAGGCGGGGGCAGTCAAATTCCCGGTCTTGACGGACTGGCATCCAAAATTCTGGGCCACCAAGTGCGTTTGGGCCGGCCTTTGCGTGTGCATGGCCTGCCACAAGCGGCGACGGGTCCGGGGTTTGCGTCTGCAGTTGGACTGTCCTTGTTTGCAGCGCATCCGCAAGACGAATGGTGGGACTTCGATATTCCCGCAGACCGTTACCCCAAACGCAGCTTGCGCCGCGCCGTTAAGTGGTTCCGCGACAACTGGTAA
- a CDS encoding chloride channel protein — protein MWTALRAQGPSQVQFWFIALAVGIASGFAALFFRKGIEALQAFLYGTDDIQYLHSFAQSLAWYWVLVIPIVGGLVVGLILHKFTPDGRVRSVADVIEGAAMREGRVETRAGIASAVASFITLSSGGSTGREGPVVHLAGVIATKVSRYINADGITGRDLLGCAVAAAVSASFNAPIAGALFALEVVLRHFAVHAFAPIVIAAVAGTVINRIEYGGVTEFILPAPEALQFYVELPAFLMLGLVSGLIAVVLMRSVFWAEDIGNLVQAKTGLPRWLRPAVAGAMLGGIAIFYPHIIGVGYETTSLALTGQLDLLVVIGFVAIKVVAVAITMAGRMGGGVFSPSLMIGAMSGLAFGLIATAVFPEVSGTVTLYALAGMGAVAAAVLGAPISTTLIVFELTGDWQTGLAVMVAVSMSTALASRIVDRSFFLTQLERRDVHLAAGPQAYLLSMFRVATVMRDMEDPRAADEQACWEMIGDGIYVDGNATLEVAMPMFDLSSVPFIPVVTLSGENSPPELWGALFHVDALKAYNRALAATAAEEHS, from the coding sequence ATGTGGACAGCTTTGCGTGCGCAGGGGCCAAGTCAGGTACAGTTTTGGTTTATCGCTTTGGCTGTTGGCATCGCATCGGGTTTTGCCGCACTGTTTTTCCGCAAAGGTATCGAAGCCTTACAGGCGTTTTTATACGGCACCGATGACATTCAGTACCTTCATTCCTTTGCGCAATCGCTGGCGTGGTATTGGGTCTTGGTCATTCCTATCGTGGGCGGTCTGGTCGTTGGGCTGATCTTGCACAAGTTTACGCCGGACGGGCGTGTGCGCAGCGTGGCGGATGTGATCGAAGGGGCGGCGATGCGCGAAGGTCGCGTCGAAACACGTGCGGGCATTGCGTCAGCGGTGGCGTCTTTCATCACCTTGTCCTCTGGCGGCTCTACGGGGCGTGAGGGGCCGGTGGTACATTTGGCTGGGGTCATCGCCACCAAGGTCAGCCGCTATATCAACGCGGACGGCATCACCGGGCGCGATTTGTTGGGCTGTGCTGTGGCCGCCGCGGTGTCCGCCAGCTTTAACGCACCCATCGCAGGGGCACTGTTCGCTTTGGAAGTCGTATTGCGCCATTTCGCAGTGCACGCTTTTGCCCCCATCGTCATTGCAGCCGTCGCAGGCACAGTGATCAACCGAATTGAATATGGGGGGGTCACAGAGTTTATATTGCCGGCACCCGAAGCCTTGCAATTCTATGTCGAACTGCCCGCATTCTTGATGCTTGGATTGGTTAGTGGATTGATCGCAGTTGTTTTGATGCGCTCGGTGTTCTGGGCGGAAGACATCGGCAATCTTGTGCAAGCCAAAACCGGATTGCCACGTTGGCTGCGCCCTGCCGTGGCGGGGGCCATGCTGGGCGGCATCGCAATCTTCTACCCGCATATCATCGGTGTTGGCTATGAAACCACGTCGCTTGCGTTGACGGGGCAGTTGGATCTGTTGGTGGTCATCGGCTTTGTTGCCATCAAGGTGGTCGCGGTCGCCATCACCATGGCTGGCCGCATGGGCGGGGGGGTGTTTTCGCCGTCTCTGATGATTGGCGCGATGTCCGGATTGGCCTTTGGCCTGATTGCAACAGCCGTTTTTCCAGAAGTGTCCGGCACAGTTACACTTTATGCATTGGCTGGAATGGGTGCCGTGGCCGCAGCGGTGCTTGGGGCGCCGATATCCACAACCTTGATTGTGTTCGAATTGACCGGAGACTGGCAGACAGGGCTTGCCGTGATGGTGGCAGTGTCCATGTCGACGGCGCTGGCGTCCCGTATTGTGGATCGCAGTTTCTTTTTGACGCAATTGGAACGGCGCGATGTGCATTTGGCCGCTGGTCCACAGGCTTACCTGTTGTCGATGTTTCGCGTGGCCACAGTGATGCGCGACATGGAGGATCCCCGTGCGGCAGACGAACAAGCCTGCTGGGAGATGATCGGTGACGGCATATATGTGGACGGGAACGCGACGCTTGAGGTGGCGATGCCTATGTTTGACCTGTCTTCAGTGCCCTTCATTCCCGTTGTCACCCTCAGCGGCGAAAACAGCCCACCTGAGCTGTGGGGCGCGTTGTTTCATGTGGATGCACTAAAGGCCTACAATCGCGCCTTGGCGGCCACAGCCGCAGAAGAACATTCTTAA
- a CDS encoding D-alanine--D-alanine ligase encodes MGGPSAEREVSLFTGKACAAALREENINAIEVDAGPDLVARLQDIKPDAVLNCLHGRWGEDGCVQGVLEWLGIPYSHSGVLASALAMDKQRSKDVFAQAGLPIVKSIIAKRDDVRAAHVMEPPYVVKPNNEGSSVGVYLVEVENNGPPQLDDDMPDEVMVETFAPGRELTTTVMGDRALTVTDILTTGWYDYDAKYKEGGSSHVVPADVPSEIFALCMDYAKRAHTALGCRGVSRTDFRWDETRGVDGLILLETNTQPGMTATSLTPEQGEAVGITFPQLCRWMVEDASCNR; translated from the coding sequence ATGGGCGGCCCAAGCGCAGAGCGCGAGGTGTCCCTGTTCACAGGCAAAGCCTGCGCCGCTGCATTGAGGGAAGAAAATATCAACGCGATCGAGGTCGACGCCGGCCCCGATCTTGTTGCGCGTTTACAAGACATCAAACCGGATGCTGTTCTCAATTGCCTGCATGGCCGTTGGGGCGAAGACGGCTGCGTACAGGGCGTGCTGGAATGGTTGGGTATTCCCTATTCCCACTCTGGCGTTTTGGCCTCCGCCTTGGCCATGGACAAACAGCGCAGCAAAGACGTGTTTGCACAGGCCGGATTGCCCATTGTCAAAAGCATCATTGCCAAGCGCGATGACGTCCGTGCGGCCCATGTGATGGAACCGCCCTACGTGGTGAAGCCCAACAACGAAGGGTCCTCGGTCGGGGTGTATCTGGTTGAGGTCGAAAACAACGGGCCACCGCAGCTGGACGACGACATGCCCGATGAGGTGATGGTCGAAACCTTTGCGCCGGGCCGTGAATTGACAACAACTGTGATGGGCGACCGTGCCTTGACGGTGACTGATATTCTTACCACCGGGTGGTACGACTACGACGCCAAATACAAAGAGGGCGGATCATCCCATGTGGTGCCTGCCGACGTGCCATCCGAGATTTTTGCATTGTGCATGGACTACGCCAAACGCGCCCACACCGCCTTGGGATGTCGCGGTGTGTCGCGCACTGATTTCCGTTGGGACGAGACGCGTGGCGTCGATGGGTTGATCCTGCTTGAAACCAACACCCAGCCCGGCATGACGGCAACCTCATTGACGCCCGAACAAGGCGAAGCGGTCGGCATCACTTTTCCACAGCTGTGTCGCTGGATGGTAGAGGACGCGTCATGCAATCGCTAA
- a CDS encoding outer membrane protein assembly factor BamD, translating to MTKRQLGKRTVRLTGVVLVAAMLAACGGGDRPTRGSVFNQQVIPLEEFTAQQIFERGEYELENRQPSEAAFYFGEIERLYPYSDLAQRALIMQAFAHHRDKDYPNSRSAAQRFIDFYPDEDDAAYAQYLLALSYYDQIDEVGRDQGLTFQALQSLRDVIERYPDSEYAKTSVLKFDLAFDHLAGKEMEIGRYYLRRDHYASAINRFRVVVEDFQTTTHTAEALHRLVEAYLSLGLTDEAQTAGAILGYNYRSTDWYEDSYKLLTGRGLELEAAGDSWLRQIYRQMLKGRWL from the coding sequence ATGACAAAGCGACAATTGGGCAAACGCACTGTGCGTCTGACCGGAGTTGTGCTTGTAGCGGCTATGCTTGCGGCATGCGGCGGTGGGGACCGCCCGACGCGAGGCAGCGTGTTTAACCAACAGGTCATTCCGCTGGAAGAATTCACCGCCCAACAGATTTTTGAGCGTGGCGAATATGAACTTGAAAATCGCCAACCCTCTGAGGCGGCGTTCTATTTTGGCGAAATTGAACGCCTGTACCCCTATTCCGATTTGGCGCAACGTGCCTTGATCATGCAAGCCTTTGCGCACCACCGCGACAAGGACTACCCAAACAGCCGCTCTGCTGCGCAGCGTTTCATTGATTTTTACCCCGATGAAGACGATGCAGCCTATGCGCAGTATCTGTTGGCGTTGTCCTACTATGACCAAATCGACGAAGTGGGCCGCGATCAGGGTTTGACCTTCCAAGCCTTGCAATCTTTGCGTGACGTGATCGAACGCTATCCAGACAGCGAATATGCCAAAACATCGGTTTTGAAATTCGATCTGGCCTTTGACCACCTTGCGGGCAAGGAAATGGAAATTGGCCGCTATTATTTGCGCCGTGATCACTATGCGTCCGCCATCAACCGGTTCCGTGTTGTTGTTGAGGATTTCCAAACAACCACACACACCGCCGAGGCATTGCACCGTCTGGTCGAAGCCTATTTGTCCCTTGGATTGACCGATGAAGCACAAACCGCGGGCGCTATTCTGGGCTACAACTACCGGTCTACGGATTGGTACGAAGACAGCTACAAGCTGTTGACAGGGCGCGGGTTGGAACTGGAAGCGGCAGGCGACAGCTGGTTGCGCCAGATTTATCGTCAGATGCTTAAAGGTCGTTGGTTGTAA
- a CDS encoding DUF427 domain-containing protein: MADHIKVRNAAGVWTVRAGGAVLGESRAALELTEGDYPPVIYFPREDIAMAFLDKTDKSTHCPHKGDATYYSVVTKSTTLENAVWSYEAPLDSVSRIEGHLAFYTGDGITVEEI; encoded by the coding sequence ATGGCTGACCACATCAAAGTGCGCAATGCAGCAGGCGTATGGACTGTACGCGCAGGCGGCGCTGTCTTGGGCGAGAGCCGCGCGGCACTGGAACTGACCGAAGGGGACTATCCACCCGTCATCTATTTTCCACGTGAAGACATCGCCATGGCGTTTCTGGACAAAACCGACAAATCCACCCATTGCCCCCACAAAGGCGACGCCACTTATTATTCGGTGGTGACAAAGTCGACCACGCTGGAAAACGCGGTCTGGAGTTACGAGGCACCGCTTGACAGCGTATCACGTATCGAAGGCCATTTGGCATTTTACACTGGCGACGGCATCACAGTCGAAGAGATCTAG
- the lpxC gene encoding UDP-3-O-acyl-N-acetylglucosamine deacetylase, with protein sequence MQTTIKSPISFSGRGLHSGAPATLTIRPAGAEHGIWFSRVDLNEGDRLIPARWDVVNRSPLCTKLENASGVTVSTVEHVMAAIAGCGIHNALIEIDGPEVPIVDGSAVPFVRGIMQRGVRVLDAPVRAFEIMQTVTVTEGDATATLSPADTLYIDFEIEFDDAAIGRQHKSLRMNNGSFARELCDSRTFCRQADVDAMQANGLALGGVPGQNAVVFDGDAVLSPGGLRHSDEPVRHKMLDALGDLALAGAPLIGRYTGVRSGHSLTNTLLRKAFATPGAVRMVVCDAQMATRLPGYGLVWDEIPQVA encoded by the coding sequence GTGCAGACAACGATCAAATCACCCATCAGCTTTTCCGGACGCGGATTGCATTCCGGCGCTCCGGCGACGCTGACGATTCGTCCTGCAGGGGCCGAGCACGGGATTTGGTTTTCACGGGTGGACTTGAACGAAGGGGATCGTTTGATCCCGGCGCGTTGGGACGTTGTGAACCGGTCGCCTTTGTGCACGAAACTTGAAAATGCATCCGGAGTCACGGTGTCCACTGTGGAACATGTAATGGCTGCGATTGCAGGCTGTGGCATCCACAACGCTCTGATTGAGATTGACGGACCTGAAGTACCAATCGTTGATGGATCTGCCGTGCCGTTCGTGCGTGGTATCATGCAGCGCGGTGTGCGGGTGTTGGACGCCCCTGTACGCGCGTTTGAAATCATGCAGACCGTAACGGTTACAGAAGGCGATGCCACTGCGACATTGTCCCCCGCGGATACGCTTTACATTGATTTCGAGATCGAGTTTGACGACGCCGCTATCGGCCGTCAACACAAGTCCTTGCGTATGAACAACGGCAGCTTTGCCCGCGAATTGTGCGACAGCCGCACCTTTTGCCGTCAGGCCGATGTGGACGCTATGCAAGCCAACGGGTTGGCTTTGGGTGGTGTGCCGGGCCAGAATGCGGTCGTTTTTGATGGTGACGCGGTTCTAAGCCCGGGTGGTTTGCGTCATTCGGATGAACCTGTGCGCCATAAAATGTTGGACGCTTTAGGCGATCTGGCCTTGGCCGGTGCCCCGCTGATCGGGCGGTACACGGGCGTGCGGTCCGGCCATTCGCTGACCAATACTTTGCTGCGTAAAGCCTTTGCGACGCCGGGCGCTGTGCGCATGGTGGTTTGCGATGCTCAGATGGCCACGCGGTTGCCTGGATACGGGCTGGTATGGGATGAAATTCCGCAGGTTGCATAA
- the recN gene encoding DNA repair protein RecN, with translation MLRGLDISDMLIIDRLELAFQPGLNVLTGETGAGKSILLDSLGFVLGWRGRADLVRQGADHGEVTAWFDLPEGHPAHGVLEEAGLPGGDELILRRINTADGRKTAWVNDRRCSGEVLRALSETLLELHGQHDDRGLLNPRGHRAILDEFAGLETQKSKVRKTWSTMGKARKTLAAAEDAMQAIRDEEEFLRHAVAELGALAPLPGEEADLDTKRRMMQGAERIREDIVRAYQTLGQDGAEASMGNAIRWLDGVADKAEGHLEAPIGALNRAMVELDEAMEGIVACIDTLSFNPADLEDTEERLFAIRAMARKHDVQADDLAALTDTLTKKLAALDAGDADLADLRIALQDAEASYAQAADALTAMRQKQGAKLDKAVTSELAPLKMERAVFTTEVTAETPGPDGQDAVAFCVATNPGAPSGPLNKIASGGELSRFLLALKVCLAGGQAGLTMIFDEIDRGVGGATADAVGRRLAALAEDGQVLVVTHSPQVAALGAHHWRVEKSVAKGMTTSRVVPLDQDERVDEIARMLAGDTITDEARGAAKALLG, from the coding sequence ATGCTGCGTGGTCTTGATATTTCAGACATGCTGATCATTGACCGGTTGGAACTTGCGTTTCAACCCGGTCTGAATGTGTTGACGGGCGAGACCGGTGCAGGCAAATCTATCTTGTTGGATTCGTTGGGTTTTGTGCTTGGATGGCGCGGCCGTGCTGATCTGGTGCGCCAAGGCGCAGACCATGGTGAAGTGACGGCTTGGTTTGATTTGCCCGAAGGCCATCCCGCGCATGGCGTGCTGGAAGAAGCCGGATTGCCTGGCGGCGACGAGCTGATCTTGCGGCGTATCAACACAGCTGACGGGCGCAAGACCGCTTGGGTCAACGACCGCCGTTGTTCGGGTGAAGTTTTGCGGGCCTTGTCTGAAACCTTGCTGGAACTGCACGGCCAGCACGATGATCGTGGCTTGCTGAATCCGCGTGGACACAGGGCCATTCTGGACGAATTCGCAGGGCTTGAGACGCAAAAATCCAAAGTGCGCAAAACATGGTCAACCATGGGCAAAGCACGCAAAACGCTGGCTGCCGCCGAAGATGCCATGCAAGCCATCCGCGACGAAGAAGAATTTTTGCGCCACGCCGTCGCTGAACTGGGCGCCTTGGCACCACTTCCCGGAGAAGAGGCGGATCTGGATACGAAACGACGTATGATGCAGGGGGCGGAACGCATCCGCGAAGACATCGTGCGGGCGTATCAAACCTTGGGCCAAGACGGCGCAGAGGCGAGCATGGGCAATGCCATTCGTTGGTTGGATGGCGTGGCAGACAAAGCAGAAGGCCATCTGGAAGCCCCCATAGGCGCGCTGAACCGTGCGATGGTCGAACTGGACGAGGCCATGGAAGGCATTGTGGCGTGCATTGACACATTGTCTTTCAATCCTGCCGATCTTGAAGACACCGAAGAACGCCTGTTTGCGATCCGCGCAATGGCCCGCAAGCATGATGTGCAAGCTGATGACCTTGCCGCATTGACAGACACCTTGACGAAAAAGCTGGCGGCGTTGGATGCCGGTGACGCCGACCTTGCCGATTTACGCATAGCCCTTCAGGATGCGGAAGCCAGTTATGCCCAAGCGGCGGATGCCCTCACGGCGATGCGTCAGAAACAAGGCGCAAAGCTTGACAAGGCCGTCACATCGGAACTTGCCCCTCTCAAGATGGAACGCGCCGTTTTCACAACAGAGGTGACGGCTGAAACACCCGGTCCAGACGGGCAGGATGCTGTCGCGTTTTGTGTGGCCACAAACCCCGGTGCGCCTTCTGGTCCTTTGAACAAAATCGCGTCGGGCGGTGAACTTAGCCGGTTTTTGCTGGCGTTGAAGGTTTGTTTGGCGGGCGGTCAGGCCGGCCTCACGATGATTTTCGATGAGATCGACCGTGGCGTCGGTGGGGCAACTGCTGATGCTGTGGGGCGCCGCTTGGCCGCTTTGGCAGAAGATGGGCAAGTTCTTGTGGTGACCCATTCACCGCAGGTTGCAGCCCTTGGGGCACACCACTGGCGGGTGGAAAAATCCGTTGCCAAGGGCATGACCACAAGTCGCGTGGTGCCTTTGGATCAAGATGAACGTGTGGATGAAATCGCACGTATGCTTGCGGGCGACACCATCACTGACGAAGCCCGTGGTGCCGCCAAAGCGCTGTTGGGGTAA